From [Clostridium] symbiosum, a single genomic window includes:
- a CDS encoding glycerate kinase, translating into MKVTIAIDSLKGSLTSMEAGEAAAEGIRRVYRDADVCVRPLADGGEGTVQALACGMGGMLRKVTVTGPLGEPVDCEYGIIKESRTAVVEMAGAAGITLVSDAERNPLYATTYGVGEVIRDAIANGCRRFVVGIGGSATNDGGVGMLQALGYGILDGDGAQVPFGAAGLEKITSITDDNVLPELSECTFRIACDVTNPLCGEQGCSAVFGPQKGADPDMIRRMDGWLMRFAALAQKKFLNADPNYPGTGAAGGLGFAFLGFTNAVLESGVKIVLDETRLDEYVRDADIVITGEGRLDGQTVMGKAPIGVARTAKKYGKTVIGLSGCVTRDAVACNAEGIDAFFPILRTVVSLEEAMETETARRNLADTAEQVFRLIHALKDW; encoded by the coding sequence ATGAAGGTAACAATTGCAATTGATTCACTGAAGGGCAGCCTGACTTCCATGGAAGCTGGAGAGGCGGCCGCGGAGGGCATCAGGAGAGTATACAGGGATGCCGATGTTTGTGTGCGTCCCCTGGCCGACGGAGGAGAGGGGACCGTACAGGCCCTGGCCTGCGGAATGGGCGGAATGCTCAGGAAAGTCACCGTTACCGGGCCATTAGGGGAGCCGGTGGACTGTGAGTACGGGATTATTAAGGAGAGCAGAACTGCGGTTGTCGAGATGGCCGGAGCAGCCGGAATCACCCTTGTTTCAGACGCGGAGCGCAATCCACTCTATGCGACTACATACGGAGTCGGGGAAGTAATCAGGGATGCAATTGCAAACGGCTGCAGGAGATTTGTCGTGGGAATCGGAGGAAGCGCCACCAATGACGGAGGCGTGGGAATGCTGCAGGCGCTGGGATACGGTATCCTGGACGGAGACGGCGCACAGGTACCCTTCGGCGCCGCCGGTCTTGAAAAAATCACATCCATCACCGATGACAATGTGCTGCCGGAACTTTCCGAGTGCACGTTCCGGATTGCCTGCGACGTGACGAATCCCCTCTGTGGGGAACAGGGATGCAGCGCCGTGTTCGGCCCCCAGAAAGGTGCTGATCCGGATATGATCCGCCGTATGGACGGGTGGCTGATGCGGTTCGCCGCGCTTGCGCAAAAGAAATTTCTGAATGCGGATCCGAATTATCCGGGAACGGGAGCAGCCGGAGGCCTTGGGTTTGCATTCCTCGGCTTCACAAACGCGGTTCTGGAATCGGGAGTAAAGATTGTGCTCGATGAAACCAGGCTGGACGAATACGTCAGGGATGCCGATATCGTCATCACCGGCGAGGGCAGGCTGGACGGTCAGACCGTGATGGGAAAGGCTCCCATCGGAGTGGCCCGGACGGCAAAGAAGTACGGAAAAACGGTTATTGGATTGTCCGGTTGCGTGACCAGGGACGCGGTGGCCTGCAATGCGGAGGGAATCGACGCATTTTTCCCGATTCTGCGGACCGTGGTGAGCCTGGAAGAGGCGATGGAGACGGAGACGGCAAGGCGGAATCTGGCGGATACGGCGGAGCAGGTGTTCCGGCTGATTCATGCCCTGAAAGATTGGTAG
- a CDS encoding DUF3592 domain-containing protein — MSQTTLIIFIAVVTILCFAGSAFILAFVFRRKRERERKMNSGVIRRAGWTDPRLKVRPGPMILFWPIFYCVIGAIILRQAGQGIPNRYYADIAAVLVPPVFLAIGAAMKYSYDKRRRLATAPASAEVVSIERKASSDGHVSYAPVYEFFAEGSVFKVTSPSSFSKCPLKAGDHVDLFFTPDLPSYIYVPGYENPPTLFIVYFHIIGILFPLIVLAGPVLRPWLE, encoded by the coding sequence ATGAGTCAAACAACACTAATTATCTTTATCGCAGTTGTCACAATCTTATGTTTTGCGGGTTCCGCTTTTATTTTAGCCTTTGTTTTCAGGCGTAAAAGGGAACGCGAGCGAAAAATGAACAGCGGAGTCATCCGCAGGGCAGGATGGACGGATCCCCGTCTGAAAGTGCGTCCCGGCCCTATGATTCTGTTCTGGCCCATCTTCTACTGCGTCATCGGAGCCATCATCCTGCGTCAGGCCGGACAGGGAATACCCAACCGGTATTATGCGGACATCGCAGCCGTTCTTGTACCGCCGGTGTTTCTCGCCATAGGCGCCGCCATGAAATACAGTTATGACAAAAGACGGCGGCTTGCAACGGCCCCGGCCTCCGCAGAGGTGGTTTCTATTGAGAGAAAGGCGAGCAGTGATGGGCACGTTTCCTATGCTCCCGTATATGAGTTCTTTGCCGAAGGCTCCGTATTTAAGGTGACCTCACCCTCCTCCTTTTCAAAATGTCCGCTGAAAGCCGGAGACCATGTTGATCTTTTTTTTACACCGGATCTGCCATCGTACATCTATGTTCCGGGCTATGAAAATCCACCGACTCTGTTTATTGTTTATTTCCACATAATCGGAATCCTGTTTCCCCTGATCGTACTGGCCGGCCCTGTTCTGAGACCATGGCTGGAATAA
- the hutH gene encoding histidine ammonia-lyase encodes MIFLDGNSLTIDQVVEIARNKAEVGLSEEAKKNIQISRDIVEKNIEEKKVIYGLNTGFGKFVNVAISENELDKLQLNLILSDAVGVGDPFKQDVTRAIMLLRVNALAKGFSGIRLSTVETLIAMLNKGVHPVIPEKGSVGSSGDLCPLAHMVLPMIGEGEAEYEGKVMEGRAAMEAAGIPVVTLKAKEGLALINGTCAMLGVASLAIHDAEILTKMADITSALTVDSLEGIIDPYDPRIQMVRPHKGQVDVAANMLQLLQDSKLTTRQGQIRVQDAYSLRCLPQIHGASRLALDYVRGVIETEINSVTDNPIIFPDNGDIFSGGNFHGQPVAIAMDTLGIAMAEFANVAERRIERLVNPQLSGLPGFLCVEEGINDGFMVAQYAAAALVSENKVLAHPASVDSIPTSANQEDHVSMGTIASRKAATIIDHAEHVLAIELICAAQAADFKGADKLGKGTKAVYDLVRSEVSFMETDRAIYKDMNKIFKLLKDGEFVEAAEKAVGKLAL; translated from the coding sequence ATGATTTTTCTGGACGGCAACAGCCTGACAATTGATCAGGTAGTAGAAATTGCCCGCAATAAGGCAGAAGTGGGCTTAAGCGAAGAGGCCAAAAAAAACATTCAGATCTCCCGTGATATCGTAGAGAAAAACATTGAAGAAAAGAAAGTTATTTACGGACTTAACACCGGTTTTGGTAAATTCGTAAATGTGGCAATATCTGAAAATGAACTGGACAAACTGCAGTTAAACCTGATCTTATCCGACGCCGTTGGCGTAGGCGATCCATTTAAGCAGGACGTTACAAGAGCTATCATGCTGCTGCGTGTAAATGCTCTGGCTAAAGGATTTTCCGGTATCCGTTTATCTACCGTAGAGACTCTGATTGCCATGCTCAACAAGGGCGTTCATCCTGTTATCCCGGAGAAAGGCTCCGTAGGTTCCAGCGGCGATCTGTGCCCACTGGCTCATATGGTTCTTCCGATGATCGGAGAAGGCGAAGCAGAATACGAGGGTAAAGTAATGGAAGGCCGCGCAGCAATGGAAGCAGCCGGAATCCCCGTAGTTACATTAAAAGCAAAAGAGGGCCTGGCTTTAATCAACGGTACCTGCGCTATGCTTGGCGTAGCCAGCCTGGCAATCCATGACGCTGAAATTTTAACAAAGATGGCAGATATCACTTCTGCCCTTACCGTAGATTCCCTGGAAGGCATTATCGACCCATACGATCCAAGAATCCAGATGGTTCGTCCTCACAAGGGCCAGGTTGATGTTGCCGCCAACATGCTTCAGCTTTTACAGGACAGCAAGCTGACAACCAGACAGGGACAGATCCGTGTACAGGATGCTTATTCCTTACGCTGCCTGCCTCAGATTCACGGCGCAAGCCGCCTTGCCCTCGACTATGTAAGAGGCGTAATCGAGACAGAGATCAACTCCGTAACAGACAACCCAATTATCTTCCCGGATAACGGCGACATCTTCTCCGGTGGAAACTTCCACGGACAGCCTGTTGCTATCGCTATGGATACTCTGGGAATCGCTATGGCAGAGTTTGCAAACGTTGCAGAGCGCAGAATTGAGCGCCTTGTTAACCCGCAGCTCAGCGGACTTCCTGGCTTCTTATGTGTAGAAGAAGGAATCAACGACGGATTCATGGTTGCACAGTACGCTGCGGCAGCTCTCGTATCCGAGAATAAAGTTCTGGCTCATCCGGCCAGCGTTGACAGCATCCCGACATCCGCCAACCAGGAAGACCATGTAAGTATGGGTACCATCGCTTCCCGTAAGGCAGCAACCATCATCGACCATGCGGAGCATGTACTGGCTATCGAGCTTATCTGTGCCGCACAGGCTGCTGATTTCAAGGGCGCTGACAAACTCGGCAAGGGCACAAAGGCTGTTTATGACCTGGTACGCAGCGAAGTATCCTTCATGGAAACAGACCGCGCTATCTACAAAGACATGAACAAGATCTTCAAATTATTAAAAGACGGCGAATTTGTTGAAGCCGCAGAAAAAGCTGTTGGTAAACTGGCTTTATAA